The following are from one region of the Thermococcus cleftensis genome:
- a CDS encoding NADH-quinone oxidoreductase subunit C: MDMNEKPKVEEKEVQEMEVQKLPDTKEGRLVAELLEKAPYAEGSVRRERRIEFRVPKEEVKNFLRLASEKFEILLQITVVDWLKESEFEVIYQLWSVSENVHAMVRTRIPRDDPRLPTVMDIWPVAETYEREAHEFFGVIYEGNPRLGPFILEPKEYEKHPLRKDFNMLGYVKMVYGEDFDRYDESKTNYVI; this comes from the coding sequence ATGGATATGAACGAGAAGCCGAAGGTGGAGGAGAAGGAGGTCCAGGAGATGGAAGTCCAAAAACTCCCCGACACCAAGGAGGGCAGGCTCGTCGCAGAGCTGCTCGAAAAGGCCCCCTACGCCGAAGGAAGCGTCAGAAGGGAGAGGAGGATAGAGTTCAGGGTCCCCAAAGAGGAGGTGAAGAACTTCCTCAGGCTCGCCAGCGAGAAGTTCGAGATACTGCTTCAGATAACCGTCGTGGACTGGCTCAAGGAGAGCGAGTTCGAGGTAATCTACCAGCTCTGGAGCGTGAGTGAAAACGTTCACGCCATGGTCAGGACGAGGATTCCAAGGGACGATCCGAGGCTTCCGACGGTGATGGACATCTGGCCCGTCGCTGAAACCTACGAGAGAGAAGCTCATGAGTTCTTCGGCGTCATCTACGAGGGCAACCCAAGGCTTGGGCCTTTCATCCTCGAGCCGAAGGAGTACGAGAAACACCCCCTCAGGAAGGACTTCAACATGCTCGGCTACGTTAAGATGGTCTACGGCGAGGACTTCGACAGGTATGATGAGAGCAAGACCAACTACGTGATATGA